Proteins encoded together in one Lathyrus oleraceus cultivar Zhongwan6 chromosome 5, CAAS_Psat_ZW6_1.0, whole genome shotgun sequence window:
- the LOC127081450 gene encoding chaperonin CPN60-2, mitochondrial → MALCIVMDPATIARTSTHQIGSRVAWSRNYAAKEIKFGVDARALMLKGVEELAEAVKVTMGPKGRNVVIEQSFGAPKVTKDGVTVAKSIEFKDKVKNIGASLVKQVANATNDVAGDGTTCATVLTRAIFAEGCKSVAAGMNAMDLRRGINMAVDAVVTSLKSRARMISTSEEIAQVGTISANGEREIGELIAKAMEKVGKEGVITIADGKTLLNELEVVEGMKLDRGYISPYFITNQKNQKCELEDPLIIIHEKKISSINSIVKVLELALKKQRPLLIVAEDVESDALATLILNKLRAGIKVCAIKAPGFGENRKSGLQDLAVLTGGQCRLINT, encoded by the exons ATGGCATTGTGTATTGTGATGGATCCTGCCAC AATTGCTAGGACCAGCACTCATCAG ATTGGAAGTAGGGTGGCATGGAGCAGAAATTATGCGGCGAAAGAGATCAAGTTTGGCGTTGATGCTCGTGCTTTGATGCTTAAGGGTGTTGAAGAGCTTGCTGAGGCAGTTAAAGTAACCATGGGTCCCAAG GGACGTAATGTTGTGATTGAGCAAAGTTTTGGTGCCCCTAAAGTGACTAAAGACGGAGTCACTGTTGCTAAGAGCATTGAGTTCAAGGATAAAGTCAAGAATATTGGTGCCAGTCTTGTAAAGCAGGTTGCAAATGCTACCAATGATGTTGCTGGTGATG GAACCACTTGTGCTACAGTTCTTACCCGGGCAATATTTGCGGAAGGGTGCAAATCAGTTGCAGCTGGAATGAATGCAATGGACTTGAGGCGAGGTATAAATATGGCTGTTGATGCTGTCGTAACAAGCTTGAAAAGCAGAGCACGGATGATTAGCACTTCGGAAGAAATAGCTCAG GTTGGGACAATATCTGCCAATGGAGAGAGAGAAATTGGTGAGTTAATTGCAAAGGCCATGGAGAAAGTTGGCAAAGAAGGTGTAATCACAATTGCA GATGGCAAGACATTGCTCAATGAGTTGGAAGTTGTTGAAGGAATGAAGCTTGACAGAGGCTATATTTCTCCGTATTTCATTACAAACCAGAAGAACCAGAAATGT GAGCTTGAGGATCCCCTCATTATAATCCATGAGAAGAAAATCTCAAGTATAAATTCTATAGTTAAAGTATTAGAATTAGCTTTGAAG AAACAAAGACCTTTATTAATTGTTGCCGAGGATGTGGAAAGTGATGCTCTTGCAACTCTTATTCTAAATAAGCTTCGTGCTGGAATTAAG GTATGTGCGATCAAAGCCCCTGGTTTTGGTGAAAACCGGAAATCTGGTCTCCAGGATCTCGCAGTTCTTACAGGAGGCCAA TGTCGTCTTATAAACACATAG
- the LOC127085577 gene encoding GDP-fucose transporter 1-like, with product MSSSTKPPHYATSGLVIGYALCSSLLAIINKYAITQFNYPGLLTALQYLTLALGVYLFGKLGFLHHDPFTIPIAKKFFPAALVFFLAIFTNTNLLRHANVDTFIIFRSLTPLLVALADTAFRGQPSPSNLTFFSLVVILAGAVGYVATDSGVTLTAYSWAFAYLVTITTEMVYIKHMVMSLGLNTWGFVLYNNVLSLMIAPFFWFLTGENFEVSNAINSSTGSLFEMNAFLAVSLSCVFGLLISFFGFAARKAVSATAFTVTGVVNKFLTVAINVTIWDKHASPAGLVCLLFTIIGGVLYQQSITGNGSQQRDAVVVTKQSDIESNLVGDGDLEDESEVKGKLASL from the coding sequence ATGTCATCATCAACCAAGCCACCGCACTACGCCACAAGCGGTTTGGTGATAGGTTACGCTCTCTGTTCAAGCTTGTTAGCGATAATCAACAAATACGCCATCACTCAATTCAACTACCCTGGTCTCTTAACCGCTTTACAGTACCTCACTTTAGCTCTCGGCGTTTACCTTTTCGGAAAATTAGGGTTTCTTCATCACGATCCTTTCACCATTCCGATCGCCAAGAAATTCTTCCCTGCCGCACTCGTTTTCTTCCTCGCTATCTTCACCAACACGAATCTACTCCGTCACGCTAACGTTGATACCTTCATTATTTTCAGATCTCTTACCCCTCTTCTTGTTGCTCTCGCTGATACCGCTTTTCGAGGTCAACCTTCGCCTTCTAACCTTACTTTTTTCTCGCTTGTTGTTATTCTTGCTGGTGCCGTTGGTTATGTTGCTACCGATTCGGGTGTTACTCTTACCGCTTATTCATGGGCTTTTGCTTATTTGGTTACGATTACTACTGAGATGGTTTATATCAAGCATATGGTTATGAGTCTTGGGTTGAATACTTGGGGTTTTGTTCTTTATAACAATGTCTTGTCTTTAATGATTGCTCCTTTCTTTTGGTTTCTAACTGGAGAGAATTTTGAGGTTTCGAATGCGATTAATTCGAGTACCGGGAGTTTGTTTGAGATGAATGCGTTTCTTGCGGTTTCTTTGTCTTGTGTGTTTGGTTTGCTTATCAGTTTCTTTGGATTTGCTGCGAGAAAAGCGGTTTCGGCTACTGCTTTTACGGTTACTGGGGTTGTGAATAAGTTTCTCACGGTGGCTATTAATGTGACGATTTGGGATAAGCATGCTAGTCCTGCTGGTCTGGTTTGTTTGCTTTTTACTATAATTGGGGGAGTTCTTTATCAGCAATCGATTACTGGGAATGGTTCGCAACAACGGGATGCGGTGGTGGTGACTAAGCAGAGTGATATTGAAAGTAATCTTGTTGGTGATGGTGATTTGGAAGATGAGAGTGAAGTAAAGGGTAAACTTGCTTCTTTATGA